In Synchiropus splendidus isolate RoL2022-P1 chromosome 11, RoL_Sspl_1.0, whole genome shotgun sequence, the DNA window ACAAGTATCAGTTAATTAGTGGCTTCATGCAATTCATCTGATCTCGCAAGGATTTGCTGCATATTCCACCAGGCTAGTGTCAGAAAAAATACAGTTCCAGAATCAAAATCGGTCCCATCATTGGTGCAGGTTCCTCACAGTAAAAGAGCAGTGGTTCTAAAAAGGTGTCTGGTTAGCAAGAAgagttttcatattttaatatcatggttattattatgatttatttgtcGACCAATGAAATGCGAGTGTCACCACTCATAAGATGTGGAGCttttccttcaaaaaaaaaaaaaaaagctgacccCCATTCCTACCCCAACATTGCTTATTTGGATGCGTAAATCAATAAGAAATATGTCTCCTCTGgtgtgtgatgttttttccctctgtgtgtttcctctccaggCCAATGAGAACAGCCTGCTCAGTGCTCAGCTGAAAGGATTCCCCCTCTTCCTCCACTCTAACTTGGGCCTGAAGGACTGCATGGTCAACCCCAAGTCCCCCCTGCTCTTCATTACCAAATCAGGACAGCCGTTGCCAGGACCCCTTCCCGGCGACGATTGGACGGTGTTCCAGTCCAACCACTCCACATACGAGCCGGTGCTGCTGGCAAAAACCCAGTCAGCCGAGAGCATTTCCACAATGGGACAGAATGTTGCCCTGCTGCCGTCTGTGGTGCAGGACCTGGGCCTTCACGATGGGATCCAGAGGGTGCTTTTTGGGAATAACTTGGTCTTCTGGCTGCATAAGCTAGTGTTCGTCGACGCAGTGGCCTTTTTGACTGGGAAGAGACTCTCGTTGTCTCTGGAGCGGTACCTCCTGGTGGATATTGACGACATCTTTGTCGGAAAAGAAGGCACCCGAATGAAGGTGCCGGATGTGAAGGTGAGTTTTGTGTTAGCGAGGCCGACCAATTGAATATTTTGGGACAAGAAAACCGACACGGTAAACACATTTGCCGAATGCCGAATGTTCACCACGTGACAAACTTGCGTGATGCGAAACGAAATTTGGCCTTGAGTGATTTAACCTTGACATCGAACCTGTCAGGCTTTTGGTGGCTGGTCACCTGAGTGTTAAGCTTTGAGAacaattttaaaacaaaaagtagATGCTCTACATATTCATGCAGCAAGATTTCTCCGTCATCCACACAAGACTTGGCTCACACATGGCATGTGCCATCCTCTGCCAGTCATACATAAagctcttcttctccctctaTTCCTTTTGAATGCATCTGTCCCAGTAGGCCGCTCAAAGCTGACAGGCCCCAGTGCGCACACTGTCACACAAGCTCCACTGCAATGAATATTTCAGGGGCCCTGAGACGTTCAAAGAATGTTGAAAAGCTCCTCACTTATGTCCCCCCCGGAGCCCAGCAGACCCCCCACACTTGCAGCGATGGAAAAAGTTATGGATCAGGCATCAAGCCCTTCACGCTCGCAGCTCTAGCTTTTAGCCACATAATCACATCCTGACAAACAAATCTGGTGCGTGTGGGGGAGTTTCGGCTCGGGTGGAgatcaaatgaaacaaacacccgaatcagaggagagaagagaatcaAACGGAATAGATGAGCACAGGAGGCAACTGGGAGAGGGAATGTTTGTCGAAAAAGCGACTTAAAGAGTGAAATATGTATGCGAGCTTGCGCCTGGGCTCAGTTTGGTGCATCTTTGTTAATGCCCCAGTCAGAGCTTGCTGCTAATCAAccgtctctcctccctctctgacGGACACAGGCCCTGCTGGAGACGCAGAAGGAGCTGCGCACGCATGTGCCCAACTTCACCTTCAATCTGGGCTTCTCAGGGAAATTCTTTCATGCTGGTGAGATCTCACAGAGAAAAGACGTCACTGTACTGTACTACATAATAACTGGGGAATAAAGCGTCTCATTCTTTTGTTGATAATCTGTGCCGCTgtctgtgactctgctgctTCAGAGAATCTCTCACGCACGTGAGAGTTTCCAATTTGAAAGAAGTGTAAATGTTGAAGTCACAGAGCTGTCATACATTTTTGGGATTATGTGAGATATGTAATTTTTTTCATCTGACATTTTgatccattttcattttgtcttaTTCATCCATCACCTGCTTTGCGATTTCCTGTTTTATGAcactttccatttctttttatatgtgcctAATCCATCACTTAGTTGTCCTCCTTTGACTCACTCACGTGTCCGTCTCTCGGTCAGGTTCTGACGAGGAGGACCTGGGAGACGACCTGCTGCTCTCCTATGTGAAGGAGTTCTGGTGGTTCCCTCACATGTGGAGCCACATGCAGCCTCACCTCTTCCACAACCAGTCAGTGCTGGCAGAGCAGATGCTGCTCAATAAGAAGTTTGCGATGGTGAGTTGGAGGCACATCAGTCTCCTTTAAAATTCTTCATCTGTCAAGTTTGACATTATCATCTCCACATTTGGTGTCAAAATTCTGGGATTAGCTGTTGACAAGCAGCTGTCGCACACAGGATTTTTTGCGGCCAAACTCTGTTTTTAAGGCATATTTGCATCAGCTTAAAGGATTTGATTGACGTTAAAAGATGAGATGAACTGTGTTAAGTCATCAGCTTCATCCACCTCCTGTAGAACTGTGATATAGATATGTATCGCTTTCTCTGCCCTCATCTTTATTCTACCTTGCGAGCCCTCATCTAACCAAATCTTTTCAGGCAGCCTGACAGGATTGATTTTCAGCATAAATTGTGCAGCAGACAGTAATATCCAGCCCGCGGGTCAGTCTGGCCGGAGGGAGGCTCTTTCTTGTTTGCTTGACCTTGGATGTACTCTTTTAATCACAGTATGCCACTCTTAAACGTTCAGACCGCTATAATCTCTTCTTTCTTCAGGAGCATGGGATTCCCACTAACATGGGGTACGCGGTGGCGCCCCACCACTCGGGCGTCTACCCCGTCCACATCCAGCTGTACGACGCCTGGAAGAAGGTGTGGGGCATTAAGGTGACCAGCACAGAAGAGTACCCCCACCTGAAGCCTGCACGCTTCCGCCGAGGTTTCATCCACAGCGGCATCAGTGTAAGTTCATCTCGACGGGGGCATCGTTATATCCCTACCTGCGGTCAGTTGGGCTCTCTTCTGAAGTGGACGTAATCGCTGTCAGGGTCTCTGCATTTGCATATGCTATCCTTCATCCATTAATTATCCCAGGCTCTACCACCTACAGTTCTTTTGTAATTACTGTCTTCTGCCATGGCCGGCAGACACTTATCCGCCTCTGCGTTTCTTTAAATCTTCTCCCTaggctgttgtttttgtttactttctacCTCGGTGGCAATAAAAGACCTGAAGGCAACTGTCTCATTGTCATTCAGAGTGCCTCTACAGTATACAACATTAGTGTTTTCATAAGAGGCCTGTCATCTATGATGAAGTTTTCCTCTCTATTTTCTCGAAacaatcattatttttttgatgGAGTGGAGGATGAATGAGGGATGTATTGGTCTGCTATTGGTATAACTTTGATACTTCGTGAATGGCACTGGTATGGTTCAAAGCTATGACTCCGTAGATGAGGAACTGACTGGCTGAAGtttctgaaacaaaaaatgggCAGCTTAAGTTCATGTGGATCCCTGcctaccaccaacatgttggtGTAAGGTAGAGATTTCCTCCGCCACTTGGACACTCTTAAGGCTCATTTGTGCTGTTGTTGCTCATGAAATTGCAGCCGTCTATTTCAAGCAATGTTACTGCCATGTGTTCTGTGCGTTGATATTGGtgttcaccaatgtatccaccaTGGGCAGCTTACTAAGTTTTCGTCTTCCGCTGTTTAGTAATGGCTTATCTCCCCAGCCACCCTGTTCTTTCCACCTCTGacttccttcctgtttttccTCTTAACTTTAGAACACGGTGCCAAGAAAGGTCAGACAGGTGATCGTCTCAATAGCCAGCCAGAGTTGTTGTGCCGTATAGGACATGATAATGTAGTCAAGTGAGGCAGCCTTGCATGAGACACCTGTCTGTGAGCTGCAGCCCAGGCGGCCTCACTTCCATAAGCAAGACTGACATCTCTGGCAAGCGTCTGCACATAAACAACCACTGAAATGTCAACAGCGACAGCAAAACTGAACTTGAACTGAAGTTGCAGCTGGTTCAGAAAGATAAACTTCTAAAAGCGAATTTAAAGTTAGACAGATGGATTCAAGAGGCTGAAAAGAAAGAAGACTCTTATCTGGCTCCTGACCTTCAGTGGCGACGAGCCTCGGTTCACTTCCTTTGTAGCGTTCAGTCGCCTTGTGTGGTCGCGCTGCTCTCTTCCGTCCCTCAGATAGGGAACAGCCGAGACTGTCCATTCACACCACTCTGATGATTGATATTCAGTTCCCCAGACACTCCAAACTAGAAATGCATTTCCATGAATTTCCATATAGCGGGAGAGTAAATGTGAGGTTTGCCTTGGCGAGATGAGCCGCATAATGTGAATGTTATTGAAAGCAAACAATGTGTGGGGTAACTGCCTTGGAGTACTGACAGCACTGCGTGGCTTCTCTCCGAGGAGGAGAGatggtgtttatttttattaatgcaTGTGTGATATTTAATTTTCCTCCATGATGACTGTGCTTGCTGGCATCACAGGTGTTGCCCAGGCAGACGTGTGGCCTTTTCACGCACACCATCTTTTATAAGGACTACCCAGGCAGTCCCAATGAACTGGACAAACTCATCAACGGAGGGGAACTCTTCCTCACTGTCCTGCTGAACCCGGTGAGTTAGAAACGAcagcacaaaaccgcttttgtCTCCACACTGGGAAACTCGTGAACTGCTGAGAAATAAAGGATAAAGAAAACCGGCTCATGACTCACCATGTCAACAATGGTGTTGTTCATGTCAAACAGCTCAAGCGtcatattttcctctttttacccccccaaaaaattgcTCTGAGATTGGCCTTCATTAGTTTGGACACTGCTGTAGCCTGTAAGTCACATTAGCTCTTTAGTAAAGTGATGACAGTCAGGGTTTTTGACCAAACATTTGTTGGTCGCATTTTGAAACAACAAAACGTCAATATTTTTAATCCAGCTCAGATGGTATCTGTGGTGCTATTGTGTGTTACTGTCCTGACTCGAAGGTAGCACCACTGATTAAATTAGCTCTGTTAGCATGAACTACTATGATCTATTAGCTGCGCGCTAGTTACAGACATTTTTGCAAACTTGGACATTTAAATTTGTCTTTAAAGCAGAAGGTTGTGTGACTAGCTATAACTATGAACTTCAATTTATGAACGTGTTGCAGAGATCTGCCAAAAATAATATCATATATCAAGTAATCTGTCAGGAGACTGAAAGTGGAGTCATtttacttgttttgttttgctgttcatTTGTTCTGTAGAGCCAGACACCACCACACGGTGCTCATTCTTTTACAAattctttgtttgtctgttgatTTTGTTCGGTATTTCATATCGCGGTCCTCGTTTCATGTATCTCGTTGTGTAAGGTTACTATTAATATTACTATTACTGTTACTTAGTatgtttgttgatttttttatgtgacttttttgttttctatttgtctatgacaaattaaaaaaatgtttactaagttatgtttttatttttatttttttgtcctctcCTTGAACCGTAAGGCTTAAATTCATTCTCCATGATgccaattaaaaataattacagTTCTCTATTTGATTTCTAACCTCCATGTCTGTCGTTGTGCCTGGCAGATCAGCATCTTCATGACCCACTTGTCCAACTATGGCAATGACCGCCTGGGCCTCTACACCTTTAAGAGCCTGGTGATGTTCCTGCAGACCTGGACTAACCTTAAGATGCAGACTCTGCCACCGGTGCAGTTGGCCCAGAAATACTTCAGCCTCTTCCCGTCTGAGAGGGACCCCCTGTGGCAGGTATGGCCATTTTTAAacccatgtttgttgttttgcagGGCCGTAAAGCTTCACATGCTCATTAAATTAGTTCAGTTGATCGCTGCCAGTCGTTTTTTCCTAGCTATTTTAATAGCAAATAAGAACCTTGTtatggagagagatggaggccTTTAAAATATATAGCGCACATATCTTTTGGGGTCTAACCACGTTAAAAAACAAGTCTTTTAACTGTTCATTGAGTTTCAACTGGGACATTAGTGAGATAGCACCCGGGGACGTATATCATTACATCGCAGGCGGGATGTGGCCGACGGCTTTACTTTCTTAATTCTTTTGGATTAATTCTTTGTGTATGGCTTTGTTTTGTCCCAAAATGCTTCTTTGAAGGATTCCCTCGAATTATTCTCCTGATCATTCAAACTAAcagaagacaaaataaataacaaactaAAAGAGAATTCTCCAGCTGCAACGCCTCGTTTGAGCCGCTTGATTTATCTGTGGTGTGTGGCTTCAGTCCATCTCACTCCTTCACGGTTGAGGCATTACCAGCCAACTGTTAAGAGCAATTGTCATTTCCTAACCGTATATTCTGAAGTTCATTTGTCAGCTTTATCTCAACTTCAGTTCCAAGATGTTTATTGTGCCAAACCCTTCTCACAAAGGATTGTTTCTCTGCCACTACAggatccttgtgaggacaaaaGACACAAGGACATCTGGTCCAAAGAGAAAACGTGTGACCGCTTCCCCAAACTATTGGTCATCGGGCCTCAGAAGACAGGTGAGACGGTGCAACAGCCCCCCCTGTAGGACATGGAGGGAAATGTCGCCCAACAGCACATCTAGTCCTTCATTCTCCAGAAGCTCCTccggaaatatttatttatctttgaaGACGACAGGAAAGATCAGCTGTACTCACTGTTTTGTCTTGTGGTCTTCACTCAGGCACCACTGCCCTCTACTTGTTTCTGGGGATGCACCCGGACCTGACCAGTAACTATCCCAGcaaggagacttttgaggagatCCAGTTCTTCAACGGACACAACTACCACAGAGGCATTGACTGGTATGAAGCCACTGCAGTTCACTACGTTATGTGATGATACACCAACATGTGTTGAGCCTCACGATTGAAGTTGTAATTGTctgatgcttttgtttcatCACCGGATCAGTTCACCGTTTTTCTTTACACCTGTCTGGTGAATTGCCTTCTGAAAAACGCAATGAGCCGATGGCTATTCCAGAGAGTTTGGTTTCATTAGCTTCTTTCTGCGGCTCCAGTGCAGCAGATGACATTTAACTGAGCTTAATTGGATTGATGATCTAACAGATCTTTAACGAACCTCTCCGGCTTCATGGAGCTTGTCTCACCTCGCGGGCAGCCGGCGCTAATGCTTTCTGGCAGGTTGCATCCATGTGGGACGAGTCAATATGAGCAttgtgtgttgttgtgatcaCCGAGGCGATCTCCtacacaacataaacaaacgTCTCGCAGCATATTTGCTGTAAAGAAGGCCGACTATCTGCGCAGCGGCACATCCGCTCAACTGCCATTCACATTTGCAGTAGATTTATACATTAAAGCGCTGAGTCACGCGCTTTGAGTACTGACCTATATAAGTTTGCAAATACAAGCAGTCAGAATGAGTTTTCTATGAGGATGTCGGGAGTTTTTCGTAGGAGTTGAGTCATCTGGGAGAGGCTGGAAGCTTCAAGTAGAAGCtgctgtgtctgtgacaaaacaaaaacttgacTGACCCTTGTCGCAGGTACATGGAGTACTTCCCCCTGCCCTCCAACACCAGCTCAGACTACTACTTTGAGAAGAGCGCCAACTACTTTGACTCGGAGGTGGCGGCTCAGCGAGCGGCGGCTCTTCTGCCCAAAGCCAAGATCATCACCATCCTGATCAACCCGGCGGACAGGGCTTACTCCTGGTACCAGGTGTGTGTCTATGTTGCCCCCCTGTCTCCTGTGTAAGCAGTAAGAGCTGATGTGTGTGGGTTCCAGCACCAAAGAGCCCACGACGACCCGGTGGCGTTGAAATATTCCTTTCACGACGTCATCACGGCGGGTCACAACTCTCCAGTCAAGCTGAGGGTCCTtcagaaccgctgtctggtgCCGGGCTGGTACGCCATCCACCTGGAGCGCTGGCTCAACTACTACCACTCCAGCCAGGTACGTGGACGAGCGGCAGGTTTCGACGCTGCGTTCAGCTCTGGAGCTTTACATTCCTTATAAATCGGCCCTCACGGCTGCCTGAGAGGCTTTTGTAGCTAATGGATCCTAATTTGACTCCATCATGTGCTTTCTGGTGACACGCTGAATCCATATGAGTACAGCAAATGGTAGCTGGCGGTGAGGAACACGCTGCTGTGAATATTAAGCAGCAATAAACCCAGACGGGCCAAATGTGTCGCCTACATAAGCAGGACGTAATGGCTTTTATGGTCCCACAGCGATGCTGTTGTACTCAAacacatttcttcttttttttccctagaGAGTTAATGTTCCAGTGTGATCAtgttgtgattttcttttttatatttgttaaACAGCTGCTGGTTTTGGACGGGCAGATGCTGAAGACAGAGCCGGCGTCGGTCATGGATAAAATACAGAAGTTTTTGAGTCTGACAAATGTCATCAACTACCACAAGATCCTGGCGTGAGTGTCAGTGATGTGTTGTGATGTATTATTTGTCCTGTGCTTATGTCGGCCCATTATGTGTCCAGGTTTGACCCCAAGAAAGGATTCTGGTGTCAACTGCTGGAGGGTGGGAAGACAAAGTGTCTGGGGAAGAGTAAAGGACGGAGGTATCCCGACATGAACCCTGAGGTGAGCGGGTTTACTTTGTAGTTTTCGCTTTGAatccaaatttaaaaaaaatttaaaaatctgttttccttccataTCAATGTTGACAAAATATTTAAGCAGTGGGTGCTTGTGAAAAATGGAAAGTTTTATGAATAAGCTGGAAGCTATTTTCTATCCAGTTTCAGTTTTTATCTTTGTACTGTGGCTGTTTTTTCATGTCTTTGGAAACAGCTGAAAACTGTGGTCCAAATAGTGCAGTGCCCCTCAGTGATAGTTCCGCTTCAAtgcaattcaaatgaatttttcaTTCCGTTTCCTCAAGTTTGCTCACCTGTAGCGCCGGGTTCCCACTCGCATCTGCACAGTGACTGCAGGAACTAGATTACAGTATTCTCCACGGCTGAGCTGGGAGATGGGGGGGCGAAGCTCGTCTATCTGGGAATAGCATTGTAGTGGAGACAACCAACCCCACTGGAGTGAGTGGAGCTGTTGGTAGCATGGTGTgttctgggaggaggccccggggcagacccacgACAAGCCACTCAGAGGACACAGCAACACCTTGGgtgctgcccctgtgacctgacctcagaaaaaagaaacaaaatgcgTGTTTGTATGACAGaaatgtgaatgtaaatcagTGTAGTTCAATTTTAGATGTTTTTATCAGTAGTTTGAGTTTATCACAGAGAGCAGCGATCGCCCTGCATGTATTGACAACATACCAAGCTCACTTTATAACCAtctcttttcctcttcctcagtccCAGGTGTTCCTCAGGGAGTACTATCGGGACCACAACATTGAGCTCTCCAAGCTCCTCTACAGGATGGGTCAGGCTCTGCCCGGCTGGCTCAGAGAAGAGCTGGTCCACACCAGGTAGCAGcaccagagagggagagactccACACAGTCCATCACTTCTCTGACGGGAGCTCGTAGATCCTGAAAGACTCTGTCAGAGACAGGACGATACAGAGCCGATCACGCCCCTGATGAAGCGTCCTGCAGGACTACTGAAGCCACTACCTGAAGAAGAGGCCACTTCCAGGACTTGTTTTGGTTCTTAAATAGCGATCACCCTCCGCTCTTCAGTCTGACCTTCTCTTCTGTGCATGAGCTTCATGTTGAAAGTCACAGTTGAAACATCTCGACCAAGCACGCAACCAAATCTGTGTCCGACGCACATAAACTTTGGCTTCCTGGTTGTCGTTCTGAGAGCTGTTTCGAAGAGTTTGAGTGAGATGAACGGACTCCGGCTGTCGCAGCCTTACCCGACAGGCCTATAGTACTTATTCACTTTCAAGTGCCAGGACAGCATCTTCACAAACATGTGGACTTTTTaagaaacatcttttttttcttttactttttaacAGTTGTGCGATGCTGGTGATAATGTATTATTGTAGAATGTACCAAAACTAAACTAGAATCCTTCACAGCAAGTGCAGTGAGCGGGTTGGTGACAGAAGCGCGGGGGGGGACATGGGGACATGGAGCGTAAGGAAAGATGCTTAAAGCACAATATTTAAGACGTAAAGGTCAGTCCTGATCGTACTGGTCACTGGAAGCACATTCGCTAAAAATGGATCCTCTTTCAGTCTGTGAACAAGACCATAAGCTagctgctgtgtgtggaggaagcaTTCACAGCTGTTCAGTGTACAGAGCATTTGAATTCTGTTTACAGCATCGGGGTTTCTCAACTTCCTCTTTAGTTCCATGTGCTACACACCTTAAGTTGGGCTAGAAATCTGTCTCTGGGAAGAAGAAGCGGCTAACACGGCAACGGTGAGATCTTATTTGCTGTTACCACTTCATAGATGATATAACGCTGCTCTTATCGCAATAGTTTTGTACGATGTTCTGATGTAATAACGATGCACATGGtggtctttttgtttttgtttttaatttcctgaCGTTGTAATGTACAGAACAGGCAGCCGAGGTAATTTCCACAGCGCCACGGTGACGTGTGGAGCTGCGTTGATTGTTTCCTCTCACTGCCAACTGTTGTTCAGAGGTACCCAGTCTCTCCATATGAGTATTGATAACCGCAACGATGGTACTAATATCCTGGACTCATAAAGATTTGTAATTGTTGTCGATAATTTTTACAGTGTAACTAATATTGTCGGTGCTTTTTAATTTGCAAATAAAACACCACTGTATTTTTCAGTATTTTGACTCCTCTCAGTTCTTTCAGTATTATAAGCTTTATTTCTGATTTCAACGTCGGATCATTCTCTGTTCACAGTCACTTAGGAAATGAGCTCaatatgaacacatgaatgttCCAGAACTACTGTTTACATAAATATTGTACCTTGTGTTTGCTGACTATATATATTGCTGTCACTTTGCAAACAAGCTAATATTCATAAACTATATTAAATGCTTTAAAAAGCGTCTCATGGCGCATTTGTTTTTGGCTAACTGCTTCATCTTTGGgttatggttttgttttgtcacttcATATTGTCTTTAAATTCTACGTTCCAATGTCTACATCGCAAAACAAACCACATCCGTTGCCGTGGTGCGCGCGCATATTTGTAAGGACAACTCTAAATGGGTCAATAATTCTGGACTTGTCGCCAGACTCTCATCCGTCATCCTCATTGTTGCTGAAGCGATGAGTGAGACCATCTGTGGATTCGCCAAACATATGCTAACGCTATCTAATTCAGTATGTCAGAAGAGAGAATTTACTTCGGGTCACACTGAACATTCTTCTTCTCCAACCATTTGCAAGCTGTTGCCCTTTGAAATAGTGATACCCATTTCATTGAGAAAGGGTCAACTCTGCCTGGTCATCTTGTTGTGCCACCAATCCTCAGTGGTGTCACATTACAGTTATTATGGTACATGAGTCGGAACACACAGCAACTTCTCCTCGCCAacaacatgataaaaccagttGGACGGCTATGGTGACCTTGATCAACAGTAAATGAAACGGAACAGGGCCAGTCATGGGTTGATCTTCCGGCTCCACCGACGCTGCATAACTCTGGCACTTCCTGCTTGTTCACCTGTGTGAGGGAAGATTGATTCCAGCGCACTCGTGAGCTTAACTTTACCTGAGCTCTCCCGGAGATTCGACGTCTTTGTGCGCTTGAAAAAATGTCCAGTGACGAAGCCCCGCTGGTCGAGGAGGAGACCGTTGAAGCACCTGCCAGGTAAAAGACTCTCTAaaacaaatatgatgaaaatCCTCACGGACATAACTGTACTTCACAATTCCTTCTGGTCACAGTGTCAGAACTTTGATTTATGGTTCATCCTGTTGTCACCAATGTCCAATCACAACAACTCCCTAAGCTGAGATTGGACTCTGCCAAATTCAGTTTAGGTCGGTTCTGGACTACCCAGCTGGCAAGTCCAGTTTCGAACGTCTTTTCAAAACCTGAGGAGCGGTGCCATTTGAAATCCCCGTCTCAGTCTTAGTCATGAACTGAGGTAAAAGTGTGACACATTTTTGGGTGCGATATTCTTTGTGTTATTCAGGTCCGTGAAGTAGAAACACAGCAGTGCTGAACACAATAATTATGTATCAATAAGATGACTACATTGTACTAACTGGGTCATACGTGTTCACTCATAACATTATGTCGCATTATTAAGTCATAGTTCTGAAATAACTGggcaaaaacattttgacataTGATAATTGTGTTGTCCGGAAATTACAAAAGTTTGACCTTAAAACAATATGTCGAAGCTACATTGCAATGCCGATGTCGTACAGACATTAGATTTCaatgtacaaaaaaagaaatatcgaTGAAGAATTTTCAAACATCGCAGTAACAGCAGCATATTTCCCGTGCAGGCGCTTCAACCCTCGAGTCCTCAATGTGGTCTGCGTGACCCTGCTGACTTGTGTCCTGCTGGCCTGTCTGGCTTTCACTCTATGCACCTTGTACAAGCAGCAGCAAGAGATCCATGATCTGCAGAGGACCTCGGAGAAGATGGACCGATATCTGGATCAATGGGAGCAGGGTGAGTGTCATGCTTCTCCTTTACGGAAGGGACTTGTCCGTTCCCCGGGTACAAATGAGTTGAAATGAGTTTCTCCCACGGGGCGGGAGCGTCTCCTTCAGAAATAAGGTGCacctcatgaggatgccccctggatgcctccctttggaggtgtttcagcggttgaggatggatggatggatggactttTCTTTGAGAATCCCATCATGTTTTGAGAAAAGGAATCTCATGTtatgctttgtttatttttgtcctcCAGACGCTGTGATGGAGAGACGAGTGCCAATGAAGAAAGTGCTCAGGATGGACTTTGATTTCACTGACTTCTTGGCAACAACTGAAGCACCGGTGAGTGGGTCTCACAGGCAAACAGGCAAACAGCGCCTGAACTGCTCTAAGATAAATGTCAGTACTAATGTGTCCATCTCTCTGAAGTAGTCCAAAAATATTCCAGCTCAAACAAATATGATTCTTCATACGAGTCATTTCCAGGCGGAGCCATTGAACTCAGTGGACGAGGAGCGTCTGGAGAAGCTGCAGAAGGTTTGTGTGTCCCTGCTCATTTAAACACAGAGACTCGGTGTTCATCAAACATCTGTGACAGGACTTGGATGAGTTCACTACCACTTCCCAGATGAAGCTACGGGACCTGAGGAACCAGACGAAGCGGTCTAATTGGAAGGTGTGGCACTTGACTGTAACAATAGAATGTTTTTAGGCGACTGAAAATagttttccttcctcttctggGCAGAGTTTTGAGTTGTGGCTGAGGAACTGGCTGATATTCCAGAAGGCTCGGCAGCACAAGCCGGACGTGACCACCACAACACGAGGTTGCAGTTTTCATCAGGGTTAAATATGAACCGGAACCGACACCCTTCTCTCTGACCTTCTGTCCGCAGCTCTTGTGCTGGAC includes these proteins:
- the cd74b gene encoding CD74 molecule, major histocompatibility complex, class II invariant chain b, which translates into the protein MSSDEAPLVEEETVEAPARRFNPRVLNVVCVTLLTCVLLACLAFTLCTLYKQQQEIHDLQRTSEKMDRYLDQWEQDAVMERRVPMKKVLRMDFDFTDFLATTEAPAEPLNSVDEERLEKLQKDLDEFTTTSQMKLRDLRNQTKRSNWKSFELWLRNWLIFQKARQHKPDVTTTTRALVLDSKCFQEARNASSLIGSYRPQCERWGGYKPVQCWPATGRCWCVDQTGAAINGTTRIGRPTCPRHHGSGLRN
- the ndst1b gene encoding bifunctional heparan sulfate N-deacetylase/N-sulfotransferase 1b produces the protein MLGCVTRLRRLVRLLPLQTFLLILFLFCTVSVFISAYFLYGVKRELEPSGGGVSGAEGASADSDDLRVIPSRLLPLHGVSGGPGMDPGGARTDPVVLVFVESQYSQLGQEIVAILESGRFRYRTEISPGKGDMPTLTDKERGRFTLVIYENILKYVNLDAWNRELLDKYCVEYGVGIIGFFKANENSLLSAQLKGFPLFLHSNLGLKDCMVNPKSPLLFITKSGQPLPGPLPGDDWTVFQSNHSTYEPVLLAKTQSAESISTMGQNVALLPSVVQDLGLHDGIQRVLFGNNLVFWLHKLVFVDAVAFLTGKRLSLSLERYLLVDIDDIFVGKEGTRMKVPDVKALLETQKELRTHVPNFTFNLGFSGKFFHAGSDEEDLGDDLLLSYVKEFWWFPHMWSHMQPHLFHNQSVLAEQMLLNKKFAMEHGIPTNMGYAVAPHHSGVYPVHIQLYDAWKKVWGIKVTSTEEYPHLKPARFRRGFIHSGISVLPRQTCGLFTHTIFYKDYPGSPNELDKLINGGELFLTVLLNPISIFMTHLSNYGNDRLGLYTFKSLVMFLQTWTNLKMQTLPPVQLAQKYFSLFPSERDPLWQDPCEDKRHKDIWSKEKTCDRFPKLLVIGPQKTGTTALYLFLGMHPDLTSNYPSKETFEEIQFFNGHNYHRGIDWYMEYFPLPSNTSSDYYFEKSANYFDSEVAAQRAAALLPKAKIITILINPADRAYSWYQHQRAHDDPVALKYSFHDVITAGHNSPVKLRVLQNRCLVPGWYAIHLERWLNYYHSSQLLVLDGQMLKTEPASVMDKIQKFLSLTNVINYHKILAFDPKKGFWCQLLEGGKTKCLGKSKGRRYPDMNPESQVFLREYYRDHNIELSKLLYRMGQALPGWLREELVHTR